In one Butyrivibrio proteoclasticus B316 genomic region, the following are encoded:
- a CDS encoding DUF4298 domain-containing protein: MSKKKHPPRIKHYSDLKQRAKALCTNLMYAIYKDQIKECFSDEEAHKRVAEVLTNRSLHLFPEEAAERYDHKKNHFAKRLQRDNVPANLNKMEAIYQKANATLKALEANIFDLQHMQDDLQKLSDYYGSKQWRKDFEADEQGLYPEDLKRGVLSEDGVYNLLEHNKEIMDVLKPYLTEDETDNESGDK, encoded by the coding sequence ATGAGCAAAAAGAAACATCCACCAAGAATAAAACACTACTCAGATCTGAAGCAGCGTGCCAAGGCTCTCTGCACAAATCTGATGTACGCAATATACAAGGATCAGATAAAGGAATGCTTTTCTGATGAAGAAGCCCACAAGCGTGTTGCAGAGGTCCTAACCAACAGAAGTCTTCATTTATTCCCAGAGGAAGCTGCAGAGAGATACGATCACAAGAAGAATCACTTTGCTAAGCGTCTTCAGAGAGATAATGTTCCGGCGAATCTGAACAAGATGGAAGCAATCTACCAGAAGGCAAATGCTACGCTTAAGGCTCTTGAGGCTAACATTTTTGATCTTCAGCACATGCAGGATGATCTTCAGAAACTGTCCGACTACTATGGCAGTAAGCAATGGAGAAAAGATTTTGAGGCGGATGAGCAGGGGCTTTATCCAGAAGATCTAAAACGCGGCGTATTGTCTGAGGATGGTGTTTACAACCTTCTTGAGCACAACAAAGAGATTATGGATGTTCTTAAGCCATATCTTACAGAGGATGAGACTGACAACGAAAGTGGAGATAAATGA
- a CDS encoding class I SAM-dependent methyltransferase has protein sequence MDIVSKEQVIEFFDGLAEKWDDFASNDESVTRDIIGNLGQLEGKKVLDIACGTGFMIPYYLEAGAKKVTGVDISAQMLEKARQKFRNHSEVDFINGDAEQFEFDEKYDVCVIYNAFPHFPSPETLMHNLSTALVDNGSICIAHGASREVIDGCHAGGACHVSRGLPSDQEFLELLEKEFVIKTFISNERMIELIGIKK, from the coding sequence ATGGATATTGTCAGTAAAGAACAGGTAATTGAATTTTTTGACGGACTGGCCGAAAAATGGGATGACTTTGCAAGCAATGATGAATCTGTTACGCGTGATATCATCGGGAATCTGGGGCAGCTTGAAGGAAAAAAGGTGCTGGATATTGCCTGTGGAACAGGCTTCATGATTCCGTATTATCTGGAAGCAGGCGCAAAAAAAGTGACCGGAGTAGACATTTCAGCTCAAATGCTGGAAAAGGCCAGGCAAAAGTTCAGAAATCATTCCGAAGTTGATTTTATTAACGGAGATGCGGAGCAGTTTGAGTTTGATGAAAAATATGACGTATGCGTTATATATAATGCATTTCCTCATTTTCCGTCGCCGGAAACACTTATGCATAATCTGTCAACGGCTCTGGTAGATAATGGGAGTATCTGCATAGCTCATGGAGCCAGCAGAGAGGTTATAGATGGCTGCCACGCAGGTGGAGCCTGCCACGTGTCACGGGGGCTTCCTTCAGATCAGGAATTTCTCGAGCTGCTTGAGAAAGAATTTGTCATTAAGACATTCATCTCAAATGAAAGAATGATAGAACTGATTGGGATAAAAAAGTGA
- a CDS encoding ECF transporter S component — protein sequence MKQQNLVKNMVTTAMCIALCVVLPMAFHMIPNAGSVISPMHIPVLICGLVCGWQYGLVCGLVGPLLSSIITGMPPMAILPAMMVELAVYGICTGLMIKLVNTGKIYADLYISLIVAMLAGRVIGGLSRALIFARGEYSIKVWATSYFVTSLPGIIIQLIFIPTIVFALYKAGLATNSTVKKAA from the coding sequence ATGAAACAACAAAACTTAGTAAAAAATATGGTAACAACTGCAATGTGTATTGCCTTGTGTGTGGTACTGCCGATGGCATTTCACATGATTCCGAATGCCGGGTCAGTGATCAGCCCTATGCATATTCCGGTACTTATTTGCGGATTGGTATGCGGATGGCAGTATGGTCTTGTTTGCGGACTTGTCGGACCACTTCTTTCATCGATTATTACAGGAATGCCACCAATGGCTATTTTGCCTGCAATGATGGTTGAACTTGCTGTTTATGGCATCTGTACTGGTCTTATGATAAAACTTGTCAACACAGGAAAGATATATGCGGATCTTTATATAAGCCTGATTGTTGCTATGCTTGCAGGTAGGGTTATCGGTGGTTTGTCCCGCGCTCTCATTTTTGCAAGAGGTGAGTATTCAATAAAGGTATGGGCTACAAGCTACTTTGTAACAAGCCTTCCGGGAATTATCATTCAGCTTATATTCATTCCTACAATAGTATTTGCTCTGTATAAAGCAGGATTAGCAACAAATAGTACAGTAAAAAAGGCTGCATAA
- a CDS encoding NUDIX domain-containing protein codes for MEYIDIFTRDGQFTGVSRPKHDPKTTGEYYRHVLIIMKTTDSPAPGKGEGQYIVQQRSLKARFYPGKWDMTGGAVMAGETPEAAAIRETKEELDITIPADELKFGFEHIVDWDDGTGAIVTVFMCRVDVPEEGFKYDTHEVNDVKIMPFGEFLYHVSDHNDEDFCNALKKIEKTL; via the coding sequence ATGGAATATATAGATATTTTTACAAGAGATGGTCAATTTACAGGAGTTAGCAGACCAAAGCATGATCCTAAGACCACTGGAGAATACTATAGGCATGTCCTCATTATCATGAAAACAACGGATAGTCCTGCACCAGGCAAGGGAGAAGGTCAGTATATTGTTCAGCAAAGATCCCTGAAAGCCAGGTTTTACCCCGGTAAGTGGGATATGACCGGTGGAGCTGTAATGGCAGGTGAGACACCGGAGGCAGCAGCTATAAGAGAAACAAAAGAGGAACTAGATATAACAATTCCCGCCGATGAGCTCAAATTTGGTTTTGAACACATTGTTGACTGGGATGATGGAACAGGAGCTATCGTAACTGTTTTTATGTGTAGAGTAGATGTGCCAGAGGAAGGCTTTAAATATGATACTCATGAAGTCAATGATGTGAAGATAATGCCATTTGGTGAATTCCTATACCATGTATCTGATCATAATGATGAAGATTTCTGCAATGCACTTAAGAAAATAGAAAAAACGTTATGA
- a CDS encoding DUF624 domain-containing protein, translating to MKYLNRFMKWYLGENDVEKEPPKGGFFRILYLVVNFPGKLFMINIVFIISCIPLITIPAAWTALCAFTGKMFLKGYDFTLEDYLAEFKDGFIKKLVLGIMESAVIFYGYYLMSFAGNFKAVSDNTSYVIIMGAGCAIFGIGILFAAWTFVLAAHLRLGLSGIIRNAAILLILEWKSSLKLIIYTAIYLFIILALMPYSILVPMIIGNSLYGLISCSIICPVIKRRITDPYEEAVKTSTSTYWRRIDRDV from the coding sequence ATGAAATACTTGAATCGTTTTATGAAATGGTATCTTGGAGAAAACGATGTGGAAAAAGAGCCGCCTAAGGGCGGCTTTTTCCGCATCTTATATCTTGTTGTTAATTTTCCAGGAAAGCTGTTCATGATAAATATAGTATTTATCATAAGCTGCATTCCTCTAATCACAATACCGGCTGCATGGACAGCACTTTGCGCCTTTACCGGCAAAATGTTTCTGAAGGGTTATGACTTTACCCTGGAGGACTATCTTGCAGAATTTAAAGATGGCTTTATTAAAAAGCTTGTCTTGGGCATCATGGAGTCTGCAGTCATTTTCTATGGCTATTATCTCATGAGCTTTGCGGGAAACTTTAAAGCTGTCTCTGACAATACTTCATATGTGATCATCATGGGTGCCGGCTGCGCTATATTTGGCATAGGCATTCTTTTTGCAGCATGGACTTTTGTATTGGCTGCTCATCTGCGTCTTGGATTGTCAGGAATAATTAGAAACGCAGCCATACTCCTTATTCTGGAGTGGAAGAGCAGCCTGAAGCTTATTATATATACAGCAATTTATCTGTTCATAATACTTGCTCTTATGCCGTACTCAATTCTTGTGCCAATGATCATTGGTAATTCTCTTTATGGCTTGATCTCTTGCAGCATAATATGTCCAGTGATAAAGCGGAGAATTACTGATCCTTATGAAGAAGCTGTGAAGACATCCACTTCCACATATTGGAGGAGAATTGATAGGGATGTTTAG
- a CDS encoding carbohydrate ABC transporter permease, with amino-acid sequence MTGKEKRKLANRSVVTLIALFFAFLTLLPIWWIFRSSLMSVAQVNAYPPSFIPTEWLWSNYTKTLQTFEYWTYFKNTFSIIIPAVTFGVITAIFCGYAFARLRFRGKNLIFKICVSTILLPGMVTLIPLYIAWTKFFGLGDTYWPLILPFLTGGGFFNIFLIRQFLMTIPRDLDEAASIDGASRMRILWTILVPAIKPAVVVVGMMLFIQIWNDMLQQIIYINSMSKFTFAIALTNFTGSFGTNWPMAMAATFMTILPGIVIYIFGQKSFVEGIVLTGMKN; translated from the coding sequence ATGACAGGAAAAGAAAAAAGGAAACTGGCAAACCGCTCAGTTGTAACATTGATTGCCTTATTTTTTGCATTTCTGACACTCCTTCCAATATGGTGGATATTCAGATCTTCACTTATGAGTGTTGCGCAGGTCAACGCTTATCCGCCATCCTTTATTCCAACAGAGTGGCTATGGTCCAACTACACCAAGACCCTTCAGACCTTCGAATACTGGACATATTTTAAAAACACCTTTTCAATTATCATTCCGGCTGTGACATTTGGTGTTATTACTGCCATCTTTTGTGGCTACGCCTTTGCCAGACTAAGGTTTAGAGGCAAAAATCTTATATTTAAGATCTGTGTCAGCACAATTCTTCTTCCAGGCATGGTTACGCTGATTCCACTTTATATTGCGTGGACAAAATTCTTTGGACTTGGTGACACATATTGGCCTCTGATCCTGCCGTTTTTAACAGGTGGAGGATTCTTTAACATCTTCCTGATAAGGCAGTTCCTTATGACAATCCCCAGGGATCTTGATGAAGCTGCATCAATAGATGGGGCCAGCCGCATGAGGATATTGTGGACAATTCTTGTTCCTGCGATCAAGCCAGCAGTAGTTGTTGTTGGAATGATGTTATTTATACAGATTTGGAATGATATGCTCCAGCAGATAATCTACATTAACAGTATGAGCAAGTTTACTTTTGCCATTGCACTCACCAATTTCACAGGCTCTTTTGGAACAAACTGGCCCATGGCTATGGCAGCCACTTTTATGACTATTCTGCCTGGTATAGTAATCTATATATTTGGGCAAAAGAGCTTTGTAGAAGGTATAGTACTGACTGGTATGAAAAACTAA
- a CDS encoding carbohydrate ABC transporter permease — protein sequence MKRASGKRKIRTSQSKYNRKEERCAYLCLIPAFLGITFISYLPTIAVFVLSLFSYNGLSTPEFVGLDNYIRIFTKDVYFASAVKATLLYAFLAVIGAVIYSLVIALILNMDIFGRTIFRSIFFIPYLLPAIGVFKGWQWLYEQNYGLFNFIFRMLGIPPQRFLDSPRQVIPALVLIAVWASGNLIVIFLAGLQNVPTVYKEAAQIDGANSWQRFWNITIPCIKPIIFYNVLTALITHLQVVNPALALTNGGPAKKSMFLSYVIYMYGFEKNKLGYAAAFSVIFFVLVGIFTIVLFVTQKDSIFSDEA from the coding sequence ATGAAAAGAGCATCCGGCAAAAGAAAAATACGTACTTCTCAGTCCAAATATAATAGAAAAGAGGAAAGATGTGCCTACTTGTGCCTGATTCCGGCATTCCTTGGAATCACATTTATAAGTTATCTTCCTACCATAGCAGTGTTTGTACTTAGTTTGTTTAGCTATAATGGTTTGTCCACCCCTGAATTTGTGGGTCTGGATAATTACATTAGGATTTTTACAAAAGATGTGTATTTTGCAAGTGCTGTAAAGGCAACGCTTTTGTATGCATTTTTGGCAGTTATCGGCGCGGTTATCTATTCTCTGGTGATAGCACTTATTCTAAACATGGATATTTTTGGAAGAACTATCTTCAGATCTATTTTCTTTATACCCTATCTGCTACCGGCAATAGGTGTTTTCAAAGGCTGGCAATGGCTTTATGAGCAGAACTATGGACTCTTTAACTTCATCTTCAGAATGCTAGGAATTCCACCCCAGAGATTTTTGGACAGTCCAAGGCAGGTAATACCGGCCCTTGTTCTCATCGCAGTATGGGCCAGCGGAAATCTCATAGTAATATTCCTTGCAGGACTTCAAAATGTACCTACTGTGTACAAGGAAGCAGCTCAGATAGATGGAGCCAACTCATGGCAGAGATTTTGGAACATAACTATTCCATGCATCAAGCCTATTATTTTTTATAATGTATTGACTGCTCTTATCACACATCTGCAGGTAGTTAATCCGGCTCTAGCCCTTACAAATGGCGGCCCGGCCAAGAAGTCTATGTTTTTATCTTATGTTATCTACATGTATGGATTTGAAAAAAATAAGCTTGGATATGCAGCAGCTTTTTCAGTTATATTCTTTGTTCTAGTAGGCATTTTTACAATAGTATTATTTGTAACTCAAAAAGATAGCATCTTTAGCGATGAAGCATGA
- a CDS encoding ABC transporter substrate-binding protein produces MQKKRLLSMALTVVTTTAMLVTGCGASSQSAQGEAQDTTQNAVETPKTETETPASTSESTGEKVHITYAQWGNETETAATQAVADKFNQSQDEIEVEVIKIDHDTYVTKLNAMATAGELPDTAIMSEAGVLKFAENGLLADISSMYDEGDSKPLDSITFKYQGTPVAYSAANEVLTLWYNIDLLEEICSKQGLNVADFTPPASADSAWDWDTFVKIAQTLTVDINGNNALSPDFDPANVDVYGCTVNTLPWQLEVWAKSNGGGYYSADGKECTINDDATVEALQKIADLSDVYHCAPPVTSAANALESSLGSKKVVMATDGTWNVGTFLGPSADFKYGVGVLPYMKEKVTICTGGPNVVFATTKHPEEAMTWLKWYYQEENSWSLIEAGTWMPILDKWYTDDEFTNKWIDNPNYPDHDMYKSAVVDYARENSQSTAWYYINATDEFNATLDSAFSAVWSGDQTMKEAIDEYYDELNDIFSTNN; encoded by the coding sequence ATGCAAAAGAAAAGATTGTTGAGCATGGCATTAACTGTTGTTACTACTACGGCAATGTTGGTAACAGGTTGTGGTGCAAGTTCTCAAAGCGCACAGGGGGAAGCGCAGGACACAACGCAGAACGCAGTAGAGACACCTAAAACAGAGACAGAGACACCTGCTTCAACTAGTGAGAGCACTGGAGAAAAGGTACATATTACCTATGCTCAGTGGGGCAATGAGACAGAGACTGCTGCAACTCAGGCGGTGGCTGATAAGTTCAATCAGTCCCAGGATGAAATTGAAGTAGAAGTAATCAAGATTGACCATGATACCTATGTAACCAAGTTAAACGCAATGGCTACAGCAGGAGAACTTCCTGATACAGCCATCATGAGTGAAGCTGGAGTATTAAAATTTGCAGAGAATGGATTACTTGCAGACATCAGCTCAATGTACGATGAAGGTGATTCCAAACCTCTTGATTCCATAACCTTTAAATATCAGGGAACACCTGTGGCTTATTCAGCAGCCAATGAGGTACTTACCCTTTGGTACAACATAGATCTTTTGGAAGAAATCTGTTCCAAACAGGGATTAAATGTTGCTGATTTTACACCTCCTGCAAGTGCAGACAGTGCATGGGACTGGGATACATTTGTTAAGATAGCTCAGACTCTCACAGTTGATATCAACGGTAATAACGCATTAAGTCCAGACTTTGATCCAGCAAACGTTGATGTTTACGGCTGCACAGTTAACACTCTTCCATGGCAGCTTGAAGTATGGGCAAAGAGTAATGGTGGCGGATATTATAGTGCTGACGGCAAAGAATGTACTATCAATGACGATGCAACAGTAGAAGCACTGCAGAAAATTGCAGACCTTTCAGATGTTTATCACTGTGCACCTCCTGTAACAAGCGCAGCTAACGCGCTTGAATCCTCACTTGGTTCCAAGAAGGTTGTTATGGCTACAGATGGAACCTGGAATGTTGGAACCTTCCTTGGACCATCTGCAGATTTTAAATATGGCGTAGGCGTTCTTCCTTACATGAAGGAGAAGGTTACAATTTGTACTGGCGGACCAAACGTGGTATTTGCTACAACCAAGCACCCTGAAGAAGCTATGACATGGCTCAAGTGGTACTACCAGGAAGAAAACAGCTGGTCACTTATTGAAGCAGGAACATGGATGCCTATTCTTGATAAGTGGTACACAGATGATGAATTTACAAATAAGTGGATTGATAACCCTAATTATCCTGACCATGATATGTACAAGAGTGCAGTAGTAGACTACGCAAGAGAAAATTCTCAGTCAACAGCATGGTATTACATCAATGCAACAGACGAGTTTAATGCAACTCTTGATTCAGCATTCTCGGCTGTTTGGTCTGGTGATCAGACAATGAAAGAAGCTATCGATGAGTATTATGATGAGCTAAATGATATTTTCAGCACAAATAATTAA
- a CDS encoding glycoside hydrolase family 127 protein, with amino-acid sequence MEKEIRPLKLQQVKVTDPLFGHYINKVSEVMLVHQWKALNDDLEGTDPTGCIKNFRIAAGLQEGERQGVVFLDTDLYKWIESAAYCIAIGSGTQFEGKIDQVIDILEKAQEKDGYLNTYFQITAPEKKWTNLVEGHELYTSGHMIEAAVAYALATGKEKFLQIAMRNADLICRVFGTKKGQIPGVPGHEEIELALIKLYRWTRDDKYLKQADYFVRQRGTAPNYLQNEIDGRKGPEFFPEFRNYSMKYAQAEKPPVEQTEAEGHAVRAMYLYSAMADLAKWQQDKEMEKACDRLWDNMIGKRMYITGGIGSSGFLECFTTDYDLPNSTNYCETCASVGMMMFGQRMAALKKNASYYDTVERVLYNTILAAMNLEGDRYFYVNPLEMIPQFCTENTYMDHVKPARQKWFSVACCPPNLARTLASLSQYLYACDEKGIYINQFISSTLSVDNSGQEIFVELKSALLTDGTVDIGISTLQATDIRIRVPAYAKDMEIALDGEKLSYIADNNYAVIALKGGKHRIELNMGIHPRFVAADHNVRADAGKVAVMHGPMVYCLEEADNGQNLSDIYVDTDANLLKGKAYEEFPGEVPAIEYEGYRVKSVGIEDGSLYGEARFTKKPVKIRAVPYAFWNNRGIGEMEVWQNISI; translated from the coding sequence ATGGAAAAAGAAATAAGGCCGTTGAAACTTCAGCAGGTAAAAGTCACTGATCCTTTATTCGGGCATTATATCAATAAAGTAAGTGAAGTCATGCTGGTTCATCAGTGGAAAGCTCTAAATGATGACCTGGAAGGAACTGATCCTACGGGATGTATCAAAAACTTCCGTATAGCTGCCGGACTACAAGAGGGAGAACGGCAAGGAGTAGTTTTTCTTGATACTGATCTATATAAGTGGATAGAGTCAGCTGCCTATTGCATTGCAATAGGTAGCGGGACTCAGTTTGAAGGTAAAATTGATCAGGTGATCGATATTTTGGAAAAGGCTCAGGAAAAAGACGGATATTTAAATACTTACTTTCAGATAACAGCTCCGGAAAAGAAATGGACAAACCTGGTTGAGGGACACGAATTATATACCTCAGGACATATGATTGAGGCAGCAGTTGCTTATGCACTGGCCACTGGTAAGGAGAAATTTCTTCAAATTGCAATGAGGAATGCTGACCTTATTTGCAGGGTATTTGGAACAAAGAAAGGACAGATTCCTGGAGTTCCAGGGCATGAAGAAATTGAGTTGGCTTTGATCAAGCTTTATAGGTGGACCAGGGATGACAAGTACTTAAAGCAGGCTGATTATTTTGTCAGGCAGAGGGGAACTGCACCTAATTATTTGCAGAATGAGATTGATGGCAGAAAAGGCCCTGAGTTCTTTCCTGAGTTTAGAAACTATTCTATGAAGTATGCACAGGCAGAGAAACCTCCAGTAGAACAAACTGAGGCTGAAGGTCATGCTGTAAGGGCAATGTACCTGTACAGTGCTATGGCAGACCTGGCAAAATGGCAGCAGGATAAAGAAATGGAAAAAGCCTGTGACAGACTGTGGGATAACATGATAGGCAAGAGAATGTATATCACAGGAGGAATTGGCAGCAGCGGATTTTTGGAGTGCTTTACCACAGATTACGACCTGCCTAACAGCACAAATTATTGTGAGACTTGTGCTTCTGTGGGAATGATGATGTTTGGACAGAGGATGGCTGCCCTAAAGAAAAATGCAAGCTATTATGATACAGTTGAAAGAGTATTGTACAACACTATTCTGGCAGCTATGAATCTGGAAGGAGACAGATATTTTTACGTAAATCCATTAGAGATGATTCCGCAGTTTTGTACTGAGAATACCTATATGGATCACGTTAAACCTGCCAGGCAGAAATGGTTTAGTGTTGCCTGCTGTCCTCCTAATCTTGCGAGAACGCTGGCTTCTCTTTCTCAGTATTTATATGCTTGTGATGAAAAGGGAATCTACATTAATCAGTTCATATCATCAACCCTTTCGGTGGATAATTCCGGTCAGGAAATATTTGTGGAGCTTAAGTCAGCTCTTTTGACAGATGGAACAGTAGATATCGGGATTTCTACTCTGCAGGCTACAGATATCAGGATAAGAGTTCCGGCCTATGCCAAAGATATGGAGATAGCCCTTGATGGTGAAAAGCTTTCCTATATAGCTGACAATAACTATGCAGTAATTGCTCTTAAGGGTGGTAAACACAGGATTGAGCTTAATATGGGGATTCATCCAAGATTTGTGGCAGCAGACCACAATGTCAGGGCTGATGCAGGTAAGGTTGCTGTAATGCATGGACCTATGGTCTATTGCCTGGAGGAGGCGGACAATGGACAGAACTTATCTGACATTTACGTGGATACTGATGCTAATCTGCTAAAGGGCAAAGCTTATGAAGAATTTCCGGGAGAAGTACCGGCGATAGAGTATGAGGGCTACAGGGTTAAGAGTGTTGGTATTGAAGATGGCAGCCTTTACGGAGAGGCAAGATTTACTAAGAAGCCTGTGAAGATCAGAGCGGTTCCCTATGCTTTTTGGAACAACAGAGGTATTGGAGAGATGGAAGTCTGGCAGAATATTTCTATCTAA
- a CDS encoding LacI family DNA-binding transcriptional regulator gives MKDIAKKAQVSVATVSKVLNGTGNISEETTRKILEIAEELNYHPNLYARNLKTGSSRTIGILAEDLTVFNTPPVIDGIGACCEEKGYRYLLENLRINTLGIDPDNDKDRYSEIKNNAVSHMSSMQVDGIIYLGCHSHRVVPSIFENNIPFVCAYCISPSLAIPSVLYDDQHAAYEAVSLLIKKGHKKIATITGKVSSVHTRWRLTGYQESLYDHNIPYNPGYVVNGDWSRDSGYNATKKLIKQHVTAIFSHNDEMAMGVIDACNDAGIQVGKDIALIGFDNRELSTVCRPTLTTVEPPLFDIGYKSAEGLISKIEHKEDILRGEVRLPCRIIERDST, from the coding sequence ATGAAAGACATCGCCAAAAAAGCCCAGGTATCTGTCGCAACAGTATCCAAGGTTTTAAATGGCACCGGAAATATAAGTGAAGAGACCACCAGGAAAATTCTGGAAATTGCTGAGGAACTTAATTATCATCCGAACCTCTATGCCAGAAATCTAAAAACTGGTTCCAGCAGGACAATTGGGATTCTTGCAGAGGACCTTACCGTATTCAACACTCCTCCAGTAATAGACGGCATCGGAGCCTGTTGCGAAGAGAAGGGTTATCGTTATCTCTTGGAAAATCTTCGCATAAACACTCTTGGTATTGATCCTGACAATGACAAGGATAGATACTCAGAAATCAAAAACAATGCAGTTTCACACATGAGTTCCATGCAGGTTGATGGAATTATTTATCTTGGCTGCCATTCTCACAGAGTAGTACCAAGCATATTTGAAAACAATATTCCTTTCGTATGCGCTTACTGCATTTCTCCATCCCTTGCGATTCCTTCTGTTTTGTATGATGATCAGCACGCCGCCTATGAAGCAGTTTCTCTTCTGATCAAAAAAGGACACAAAAAAATAGCCACCATAACTGGCAAAGTAAGCAGTGTTCACACCAGATGGCGACTAACAGGTTATCAGGAATCCTTATATGATCATAACATCCCCTACAATCCCGGGTATGTAGTAAATGGTGATTGGTCAAGAGACAGTGGCTACAACGCCACCAAGAAACTTATCAAGCAGCATGTGACTGCTATTTTTTCTCATAACGATGAAATGGCCATGGGCGTAATAGATGCCTGCAATGATGCTGGGATTCAGGTTGGCAAGGATATTGCACTTATTGGCTTTGATAACAGGGAATTATCAACAGTGTGTCGTCCAACACTCACAACTGTTGAACCCCCTCTTTTTGATATCGGCTACAAATCAGCCGAAGGCCTGATTTCAAAAATTGAACATAAAGAAGACATTCTGCGAGGCGAAGTGCGACTTCCTTGCAGGATAATAGAAAGAGATTCTACCTGA
- a CDS encoding zinc ribbon domain-containing protein, producing MGITDGRKDFEFNQLITCSICGKYGRFNVFMTYTVLSLFFIPTLKWNKHYYVQTSCCGTVYELDQEIGKMISRGEEVEILPIR from the coding sequence ATGGGAATTACAGATGGCAGGAAGGATTTTGAGTTCAATCAGCTGATAACCTGCTCTATCTGTGGGAAATATGGGCGCTTCAACGTGTTCATGACATATACAGTGCTGTCTCTTTTCTTTATACCTACATTAAAGTGGAATAAGCATTACTACGTGCAGACTAGCTGTTGCGGAACAGTTTACGAGCTTGATCAGGAAATTGGCAAGATGATCTCAAGGGGCGAGGAAGTTGAGATTCTACCAATCAGGTAG
- a CDS encoding pyridoxamine 5'-phosphate oxidase family protein, translating into MWEIDYEKAASVWLEKDKDSVHMKEDALKDKIDEFIKAHNTCALAVASGDFVRCTPIEYNYVDGSFYLFSEGGLKFKALKNNKHVAFAIYEPYGGFHQLKSLQVMGLASMVEPFTDEYLKIMEHKRIPVEAMKKLPMPMNLIKIVPESYDLLDSDLKKDGYGNRQHLEV; encoded by the coding sequence ATGTGGGAAATAGATTATGAAAAAGCAGCATCAGTGTGGTTAGAAAAGGATAAGGATTCTGTCCACATGAAGGAAGATGCTCTTAAGGATAAGATTGATGAGTTTATAAAGGCACACAATACATGTGCATTGGCTGTCGCATCAGGGGATTTTGTGAGATGTACTCCGATTGAGTACAACTATGTGGATGGCAGCTTTTATCTCTTTTCCGAAGGAGGTCTGAAGTTCAAGGCTCTGAAGAATAATAAGCATGTGGCATTTGCTATCTATGAGCCCTATGGTGGATTCCATCAGCTTAAGAGTCTTCAGGTGATGGGACTTGCCAGCATGGTTGAGCCCTTCACGGATGAATACCTGAAGATCATGGAGCACAAGAGGATTCCTGTGGAAGCAATGAAGAAACTTCCGATGCCTATGAATCTGATTAAGATCGTACCGGAGAGTTATGATCTGCTTGATTCAGATCTTAAGAAGGATGGCTATGGAAACAGGCAGCATTTAGAAGTTTGA